The Deltaproteobacteria bacterium genome segment GTGGAGTATGTTGGCCAGTTCCTATGAAAGTCATGGTTTTATTTCTCTTTGCAAGAAGGGCATACCGGGCTCACAACAGAATGAGCCTGAGGCCGGCCTCTACCTTCTCGTAAAGGGATCGAGACAGGGCACCTGCGAAATCCGTCAAAAAGCATTTATCTATCGTGATGATCTGGGATATATTGGCCACAGAATCATGGGGAAGACCCGTATATTTTTTCGGCAACATGACGTTGCCGGGTGCTTCGGACAAACGCAGATTTCCAGTGATAACCACAACCAAAACAGTCGAGAGTGCACTCCTGTTGAAGGCATCTTTTTGGACAACAAGGACAGGGCGGCGAAATCCCGGTCCGGAACCGATTGGGTCGGGCAATGTTGCCCACCATATTTCGCCTCGTTTCACCAGACCTCCTGCGCCAGACTTGAATTCTGCATTTCTGTGAGCATAGGATCGATCCCGGAGGACTCTTCAGCGTATAGTGCATTCAATCGGGCCGTTATGTCATCATCCCGATGTTTTTCAATAAATTCGCTGATGGCCGCCGTGTACAACCGGCTTCGATTCATTCCAAGGTTTTTCGCCGTCTCCTCCGCTTTAATAAAGATATCTTCCGGAACCGAGATGGCCGTTTTCAAAGATTTCATAGAATTATTCCTCCAATCTATTAAGAGTATAACTTATGTTATACCAAATATCAATCAAAAAGTGAAAAGTGTTGCGTCCGTAAAAAGTC includes the following:
- a CDS encoding type II toxin-antitoxin system PemK/MazF family toxin yields the protein MKRGEIWWATLPDPIGSGPGFRRPVLVVQKDAFNRSALSTVLVVVITGNLRLSEAPGNVMLPKKYTGLPHDSVANISQIITIDKCFLTDFAGALSRSLYEKVEAGLRLILL
- a CDS encoding ChpI protein: MKSLKTAISVPEDIFIKAEETAKNLGMNRSRLYTAAISEFIEKHRDDDITARLNALYAEESSGIDPMLTEMQNSSLAQEVW